In Penaeus monodon isolate SGIC_2016 chromosome 41, NSTDA_Pmon_1, whole genome shotgun sequence, a single genomic region encodes these proteins:
- the LOC119598614 gene encoding phosducin-like protein: MATLEDRILGEKLEYYCSSSEDESEDENEESGSPSAVKDASLEPPPEAELRSWEGSSTNTGPKGVLKDWQRFKQLETEKRKEQERERIELAKKLAMSCRSHLDEEKDKEKQNEEEEDVDRLIDEEFLRQYISKRMEEMMATTSTKAQFGTLIALDNGDSFLDAIDKEDKEVTIIVHIYEEEAAGCEAMNGCLACLALEYPHVKFCRLHATAAGVSSRFKVTGLPALLIYKSGQMVGNFVRLTDEFGEDFYATDVESFLIEHGMLIDKTLIPPGVTIKGPSIMKEDEDSDFSLED; this comes from the exons ATGGCTACTCTGGAGGACCGCATCCTCGGGGAGAAGCTCGAGTACTATTGCAGCAGTTCGGAAGACGAGAGCGAAGATGAGAACGAGGAGTCGGGGTCGCCATCAGCTGTCAAGGATGCCAGCCTTGAGCCACCCCCCGAGGCGGAGCTGCGGAGCTGGGAGGGATCTTCCACGAAT ACTGGGCCCAAAGGTGTGCTGAAAGATTGGCAGCGTTTCAAACAGTTGGAGACGGAAAAGCGCAAAGAGCAAGAAAGGGAGCGCATTGAGCTTGCAAAGAAGCTGGCAATGAGCTGCAGATCACAT CTCGACGAGGAAAAGGACAAGGAAAagcagaatgaggaggaggaggacgtggacCGCCTGATTGACGAAGAGTTCCTGCGGCAGTACATCTccaagaggatggaggagatgaTGGCCACAACATCCACAAA GGCCCAGTTCGGCACGCTGATTGCACTCGACAATGGAGACTCGTTCCTCGATGCCATTGACAAAGAGGACAAGGAGGTCACAATAATTGTTCACATATATGAGGAA GAAGCTGCAGGATGTGAGGCCATGAATGGTTGCCTGGCTTGCTTGGCCCTGGAGTATCCACATGTCAAATTCTGCAGATTACACGCAACAGCGGCAGGTGTCAGCAGTCGCTTT AAAGTGACAGGTCTACCAGCACTGCTGATCTACAAAAGTGGACAGATGGTGGGCAACTTTGTCCGTCTCACAGATGAATTTGGTGAAGACTTTTATGCAACTGATGTGGAATCATTCCTTATAGA ACATGGAATGCTCATTGACAAGACCCTGATCCCTCCTGGAGTCACCATCAAGGGACCCTCCATCATGAAAGAGGATGAAGACAGTGACTTCAGTTTGGAGGACTAA